The proteins below come from a single Sphingomonas carotinifaciens genomic window:
- the rpsH gene encoding 30S ribosomal protein S8, with product MAVTDPLGDLLTRIRNGQRAKKDSVLSPASKLRVRVLDVLQREGYIRGYSEEQMGPAAGIRIELKYFEGQPAIKHIARVSKPGRRIYSGAQELPRVRNGLGITIVSTPRGVLSDAEAREQNAGGEVLAEVF from the coding sequence ATGGCAGTGACCGATCCCCTGGGTGACCTGCTCACCCGCATCCGCAACGGCCAGCGTGCGAAGAAGGACTCCGTCCTCTCGCCGGCGTCGAAGCTGCGCGTCCGCGTGCTCGACGTTCTGCAGCGCGAAGGCTATATCCGTGGCTACAGCGAAGAGCAGATGGGCCCCGCGGCCGGCATCCGCATCGAGCTGAAGTATTTCGAGGGCCAGCCCGCGATCAAGCATATCGCGCGCGTCTCGAAGCCCGGCCGCCGCATCTATTCGGGCGCGCAGGAGCTTCCGCGCGTTCGCAACGGCCTTGGCATCACCATCGTGTCGACGCCGCGTGGCGTTCTGTCCGACGCCGAGGCGCGCGAGCAGAATGCCGGTGGCGAAGTGCTGGCGGAGGTGTTCTGA
- the rpsE gene encoding 30S ribosomal protein S5 → MADENNQPQVAAGAEGGSQDAPQNGGQNAGGYNAGGQGGFGGQGGRGPRGGGGGRGRGGPGGGDRGRGGRDGNRGRRDDRRGAEDQGEDLIEKLVHINRVSKTVKGGKRFGFAALVVVGDGKGRTGFGHGKAREVPEAISKATAAAKKAMIRVPLKDGRTLHHDGNGHFGAGRVTVRSAPQGTGIIAGGPMRAIFESLGVADVVTKSVGTSNPYNMIRATFEALGEQTSPKSVAQRRGKKIADLLGRGGSQTAEADAAAVTE, encoded by the coding sequence ATGGCTGACGAGAACAACCAGCCGCAGGTTGCGGCGGGCGCCGAGGGCGGTTCGCAGGACGCACCGCAGAATGGCGGCCAGAACGCCGGCGGCTACAACGCCGGTGGCCAGGGCGGCTTCGGCGGCCAGGGCGGTCGTGGCCCGCGCGGTGGCGGCGGTGGCCGTGGTCGTGGTGGTCCGGGCGGTGGCGATCGTGGCCGTGGCGGCCGTGACGGCAACCGCGGCCGTCGTGACGATCGTCGCGGCGCCGAGGACCAGGGCGAGGATCTGATCGAGAAGCTCGTCCACATCAACCGCGTCTCGAAGACCGTGAAGGGCGGCAAGCGCTTCGGCTTTGCGGCGCTGGTCGTCGTGGGCGACGGCAAGGGCCGCACGGGCTTCGGTCACGGCAAGGCGCGCGAAGTGCCGGAAGCCATCTCCAAGGCGACCGCGGCGGCTAAAAAGGCCATGATCCGCGTTCCGCTGAAGGATGGCCGTACGCTGCACCATGATGGCAACGGCCATTTCGGTGCGGGTCGTGTGACCGTGCGTTCCGCGCCGCAGGGCACGGGCATCATTGCGGGTGGCCCGATGCGCGCCATCTTCGAGAGCCTGGGCGTCGCCGATGTGGTGACCAAGTCGGTCGGCACGTCCAACCCGTACAACATGATCCGTGCTACCTTCGAGGCGCTTGGCGAACAGACCAGCCCGAAGTCGGTGGCGCAGCGTCGTGGCAAGAAGATCGCCGACCTGCTCGGCCGCGGTGGGTCGCAGACCGCCGAGGCTGATGCCGCGGCCGTCACGGAGTAA
- the rpmD gene encoding 50S ribosomal protein L30 produces the protein MATIKIKQTGSPIRRTKDQRATLIGLGLNKMHRVSELEDSPEVRGMIRKVQHMVEVQG, from the coding sequence ATGGCTACCATCAAGATCAAGCAGACCGGTTCGCCGATCCGCCGGACCAAGGATCAGCGCGCGACGCTGATCGGTCTGGGCCTCAACAAGATGCACCGGGTGTCGGAGCTGGAAGACAGCCCCGAAGTCCGCGGAATGATCCGCAAGGTGCAGCACATGGTGGAAGTGCAGGGCTGA
- the rplR gene encoding 50S ribosomal protein L18: MTKGLSLFEKRRRRNRTALKARSGGRPRLSVHRSGKHIYAQVIDDEAGRTVASASTLEKGARDTSGANVAAATEVGKRVAEAAKAAGVTQVVFDRGGFLFHGRVKALAEAAREAGLEF; the protein is encoded by the coding sequence ATGACCAAGGGTCTCTCTCTTTTCGAGAAGCGCCGTCGGCGCAACCGTACCGCGCTCAAGGCGCGTTCGGGCGGTCGTCCGCGCCTGTCGGTGCACCGTTCGGGCAAGCACATCTATGCGCAGGTGATCGACGACGAGGCGGGTCGTACCGTCGCATCGGCCTCCACGCTGGAGAAGGGCGCGCGCGATACGTCGGGCGCCAACGTTGCAGCGGCAACCGAGGTCGGCAAGCGCGTCGCGGAAGCAGCCAAGGCTGCCGGCGTGACGCAGGTCGTCTTCGATCGTGGCGGCTTCCTCTTCCATGGCCGCGTCAAGGCACTGGCCGAGGCCGCGCGTGAAGCCGGATTGGAGTTCTAA
- the rplF gene encoding 50S ribosomal protein L6 codes for MSRIGKKSVPVPAGVTASIEGRTLSVKGPKGTLTLPLADEITYDVQQDGISVQPANDTKRARAFWGMQRTLVQNLVTGVTTGFSKKLLITGVGYRAAAQGKTLKLQLGYSHDVNIDVPEGLEVKTPDNTTVEISGADKQKVGQLAAEIRRWRKPEPYKGKGIKYDGEFIFRKEGKKK; via the coding sequence ATGAGCCGCATCGGTAAGAAATCCGTCCCGGTTCCGGCCGGCGTGACGGCGAGCATCGAGGGCCGTACTCTCAGCGTGAAGGGGCCCAAGGGCACCCTGACGCTGCCGCTCGCCGACGAGATCACCTATGACGTCCAGCAGGACGGCATCTCGGTGCAGCCCGCGAACGACACCAAGCGCGCTCGCGCCTTCTGGGGCATGCAGCGTACGCTGGTGCAGAACCTGGTGACCGGCGTGACCACCGGCTTCTCGAAGAAGCTGCTGATCACGGGCGTCGGCTACCGTGCCGCGGCACAGGGCAAGACCCTGAAGCTGCAGCTCGGCTACAGCCACGATGTCAACATCGACGTGCCGGAAGGCCTGGAGGTGAAGACGCCCGACAACACCACCGTCGAGATCAGCGGTGCGGACAAGCAGAAGGTCGGCCAGCTGGCCGCCGAGATCCGCCGCTGGCGCAAGCCGGAGCCGTACAAGGGCAAGGGCATCAAGTACGACGGCGAGTTCATCTTCCGCAAGGAAGGGAAGAAGAAGTAA
- the rpsN gene encoding 30S ribosomal protein S14 — MAKLSSVNKNERRRALVKKYAGKYAKLKAVANDTSLDETERLIARLKMAEIPRNGNPTRIRNRCEITGRPRAYYRKFRLARVMLRDLANKGMIPGVTKSSW, encoded by the coding sequence ATGGCGAAACTGAGTTCAGTCAACAAGAACGAGCGGCGCCGCGCCCTCGTCAAGAAGTATGCGGGCAAGTACGCGAAGCTGAAGGCCGTCGCGAACGACACCAGCCTCGACGAAACCGAGCGTCTGATCGCGCGCCTGAAGATGGCCGAGATCCCCCGCAACGGCAACCCGACCCGCATCCGCAACCGTTGCGAGATCACCGGTCGCCCGCGTGCATATTACCGCAAGTTCCGTCTCGCTCGCGTCATGCTGCGTGATCTCGCCAACAAGGGCATGATCCCCGGCGTCACCAAGTCGAGCTGGTAA